The following nucleotide sequence is from Macaca nemestrina isolate mMacNem1 chromosome 16, mMacNem.hap1, whole genome shotgun sequence.
TTTAATTCGGAGCTATAAATAACTCGGGCTCCCATTGGCTGCGACGTCTACCCAGGTTTCTGTGATGTCAGCTTAATCACGAAAAgcgggggggggtggggggggtgggggggtgggggggggtgggggggtggggggggggcggggtggagggaagaaaaTGCGGCAACATGTTCGGTAGGAACTGGCTGCAGCCGGTGCTGAAGGAGGCGGCTCCGGGCGAGCgtggggcggggcctgggggcgGGGACGCGGTGGGCGCGCCGTGGCCTGAACATCCCCGCTGCTGGTCTCAGTCGGGGACCCAGTGCCCGGCTCTGGCCCAGTCTCAGATAGGAAGCCGGACTTGGGCGTTTCTGGCCAATGTCTGTAGAGAAGCACAGACTTTTACAAAGCTTGATCATTTATACGTTAAACTCAAGTATTGTACAGTCATGGCTGTATTCAGATTCCCCAAGTGTCATTGAACGAACTTTAAAGGCGGAATATGTAAATAGCGAGAGCCATATAAAATAATGTCTTAGAAACTCAGAGTCCAGAAAATAGCAAATAGTGAGTTAaaccttttctctcttctttgcaGGATCTAGTGAAAAGCCATTTGATGTATGCGGTCAGAGAAGAAGTGGAGGTCCTCAAAGAGCAAATCAAAGAACTAATAGAGAAAAATTCCCAGCTGGAGCAGGAGAACAATCTGCTGAAGACACTGGCCAGTCCTGAGCAGCTTGCCCAGTTTCAGGCACAGCTGCAGACTGGCTCCCCACCTGCCACCACCCAGCCACAGGGCACCACACAGCCCCCCGCCCAGCCAGCATCGCAGGGCTCAGGACCAACCGCATAGCTGCCTATGCCCCCGCAGAACTGGCTGCTGCGTGTGAACTGAACAGACGGAGAAGATGTGCTAGGGAGAATCTGCCTCCACAGTCACCCATTTCATTGCTCACTGCGAAAGAGACGTGAGACTGACATATGCCATTCTCTTTTCCAGTATTAAACACTCATATGCTTATGGCTTGGAGAAATTTCTTAGTTGGGTGAATTAAAGGTTAATCCGAGAATTAGCATGGATGTACTGGGACCTCATGCAGCTTGGCAGATATCTGAGAAATGGTTTAATTCATGCTCAGGAGCTGTGTGCCTTTCCATCCCTTCCGGCTCCCTACCCCTCACGTCCAAGGGTTCTCTCTCCTGCTTGCGCTTAGTGTCCTACATGGGGTTGTGAAGCGATGGAGCTCCTCACTGGACTCGCCTCTCTCCTCCCCCCAGGAGGAGCTTAAAAGGAGGGTAAAAAGACTAAAGTGAGGGGGAGCAGAGTTCACTGTACAGATTTG
It contains:
- the LOC105491702 gene encoding TSC22 domain family protein 1 isoform X9 is translated as MSVEKHRLLQSLIIYTLNSSIVQSWLYSDSPSVIERTLKAEYDLVKSHLMYAVREEVEVLKEQIKELIEKNSQLEQENNLLKTLASPEQLAQFQAQLQTGSPPATTQPQGTTQPPAQPASQGSGPTA
- the LOC105491702 gene encoding TSC22 domain family protein 1 isoform X10; the protein is MDLVKSHLMYAVREEVEVLKEQIKELIEKNSQLEQENNLLKTLASPEQLAQFQAQLQTGSPPATTQPQGTTQPPAQPASQGSGPTA
- the LOC105491702 gene encoding TSC22 domain family protein 1 isoform X8, with translation MKSQWCRPVAMDLGVYQLRHFSISFLSSLLGTENASVRLDNSSSGASVVAIDNKIEQAMDLVKSHLMYAVREEVEVLKEQIKELIEKNSQLEQENNLLKTLASPEQLAQFQAQLQTGSPPATTQPQGTTQPPAQPASQGSGPTA